Below is a genomic region from Vulgatibacter sp..
GAGCTGGTGCTTGCGGAGGAAGTGGCGCACCAGCTCCTCCCGGCGCTCGGCGTCGTCGCCGTTCACCGCCACCGCCACCACCCCCTCGTCGGCGAGATCCGCCGCCACCTTGTGGACCACCGGCATCGACTCCACGCAAGGCGGGCACCAGGTCGCCCAGAAATCGAGCAAAACCACCTTGCCCCGCCACGCGGCGAGGTCCACCGGCTCGTCGCCGTCGAGGAGCGCGAAGGCGACCCGGGGCGCATCGCTCCCTGCGGAGGGTAGCTGCGGGCGCTGCATCCACTCGATCGCGACCAGCACGCCGATCACGGCGATGGCCACCAGGATGAGGCGGCCCCAGGGATCGCGCGGCTGTCTGGGCAAGGCTTCGGTCATGGTCGCTCCCTCGTGCGCAGCATCGCTACCACGAGCCCCAGCGCCTGGCGAACGAGGCGGGTGCAGCGTGGTCTCCCGACGAGGAACCGGGCGAGCCCCATTCCGTTCCGGTAGTAGGCCCGCACCAGCAAACGGCCCCAGGCGTGCCGCCCCAGCCTGCGATCCCGGAAGCGTCGGAGGACGGCGAGCTCCGGCGCCCCCGGGCCATAGACCGCCGTGGCGACGAAGCAGGCCTGCCGCGCCACCAGGTGGATCCGCGTTCCTGCCGCCCGGTCGACCACCTCCCGGAGCACGCCCCTGGCGTCGTGGACGAGGAGCACCCCACTGCCCGGCGCCGGCGCGAAGCGGGCGCCGCTCGCGTCGGTGAAGGCGAAGGCCGCCAGCTCGCCCCCCAGCCCCCGGGCCTCCAGCCGGTAGCGCCGCACGATCGCAGCGCCCTCCACCGCCAGCGCCGCCACCTCGCCGAGCCAGGCGGAGAAGGCGGCCCCGCAGGCCACGCAGCGGAAGCCGTGGCCCGCGCATGCAGCGATCCACGCGTAGCCGTGCTCCGTGCCGCAACGCCCCTCGGGACAGCGCAGGCGCACCACCGCCACCGGCCCCTGCGCCTCGTAGCGCAGCAGGGGCCCGGGGCTCGATCGAGCCCGCAATCTGCCGAGGATCCGCCCTGCCATTCCCGGGAAGCTATGGCGCGCCCGGCGGCCCGGCCTCTCCACAGGTGGGGAACTCGACTGCGGGGGCTGCTCGCACGAGGATGCCCCCCATGTTCGGCTTCCTGAAGTTCCTCTTCCTCTGCGCACTCGCCATCGTCGCCGGCGTCGCGGCGGTGGCCATCCCGATCGAAGGCAAGACCGCGGCGGAGCACGTCCGCGCGCTGGTCGAGGAGCAGCTCGCCGGCGGACCCGCGCCGAAGAAGCCGGCGCAGGGGGCGCCGCCCCGGATGGCGCGGCAGCGGCCCAGCCAGCCCGAGCGCGCCCCTGCCGACGACCACACCGAAGAGGATCGCAGGGCCCTCGACCAGCTGATCGGCCAGAAGGTTCGCTGACCCGGCCTGCAGGCTGCCCGCAGGCCCCGCCCTGCAGGGGCACGCCCTACGAGGGTGTCGTTCCTGCACAACCCCCGTGTCGTCTGTGCGCTTCGTGCTCACCCTGATGCGCAGGGGGATGGAGGCGCGATGCGGCGAATCGAACGAGTGGCTCTCCTGGTGGCGGTGGCGGCCCTCCTGGCAGGGCCCGGCGCCGCTGGCGCCCGGGGAACGGCGGACAAGAGCATCTGGACGGAGCTTCCCGCCGAGCCGACGGCGGCACCGGCCGCCTCGACCGACCAGGGGCTGCCCAACCTGTCGGCGCTCGTGAAGCGCGCGGCGCCCGCGGTGGTCTCGATCATCGTCGAGGAAGCCGCGCCGGTGGAGCTCGATCCCAGCGATCCGCTCCACGATTTCTTCGAGCGCTTCTACGGCGACGAGCCTGCCGAGGGGCTGGGTACCGGCTTCATCATCCACGCCTCGGGCCTCATCCTCACCAACTCCCACGTGGTGGAGCACGCCTCGAAGATCCGGGTGATGCTCGAGGACCAGGGCTTTCCCCAGGAGTACGTCGCCACCGTGGTGGGTCGTGACTCGGCCACCGACCTGGCGCTGATCCGGGTGAAGGCCGGCAGGAGCCTTCCGGTGCTCCCCCTGGGCGACTCCGACGACATCGAGATCGCCGACTGGGTGGTGGCGATCGGCAATCCCTTCGGCCTCTCGCAGTCGGTTACCTTCGGGATCATCAGCCAGACCAACCGCACCGACATCACGCCGCAGGGCCGCGACGGCTACTTCGACTTCATCCAGACCGACGCCTCGATCAACCCGGGCAACAGCGGCGGCCCGCTCCTCAACCTCCGGGGCGAGGTGGTGGCGGTGAACAACGCGATCAACGCCTCCGGCCAGGGCATCGGATTCTCGGTGCCGATCAACATGGCCAAGCGGATCATCCCGCAGCTGGCGAACGACGGGAAGGTGACCCGGGCGTGGATCGGCCTCTCGATCCAGGACGTCACGGTGGAGTACGCCCGCTCCCTCGGGATGAAGCGTCCCGCCGGCGTGGTGGTGAGCGACATCTCCGGCGATGGCCCCGCGGCGAAGGCGGGGATCGAGGTCGGCGACGTGATCCTCAGCTGGGACAACCAGCCGGTCCGCGGCGCCCACAGGCTCCGCTGGGACGTGGCCTGCGCCGCGGTGGGCGGGAAGATCCCCGTGGAGCTGGTGCGCAACGGCAAGGTCCGCAAGGTCTCGGTGGAGCCGAAGCTGGCGCCGGAGAAGGAGCATGCCTCCCTCATCCTTCCGGCGCCGACCGAAAGGCTGGGCCTTCGCCTCGGCGAGCCCGATCCCGGCGCCGCGGTCCTCGCCGGTGCGCCGTTGGGCGCCGGCGTGGTCGAGGTCGTGCCGGAGAGCCGCGCCGCCGTCGCCGGCCTGCAGGCGGGCGATCTCATCGTCGCCGTCGGCAAGGATGCCGTGGCAGGCGCCGACGAGCTGCTCGCGCTGCTGCAGCAGGCAGCCCCCGGCACGCTCCTCGAGCTGCAGATCCGCCGCAGCGGCGAGAACGTCTACCTGCCGCTGCGCCTCCCGGCGCAGTAGGCGCCTGCAGCGAAGCGATGCAGACACGAGGGCCTGGCACTGCAACTGTGTCAGGCCCTCTTGCCGCTCTCGCCCCGCTCCACCGCGGTGCCGATCAGGTGGGCGAGGCGCAAGGGCTCGGGGACGTTGCCCCGGTCGGTGATCCGCGCGAGGGCCGGACCGATCGCCTCCGGCGTCGCCCCGTGCACCTGGAAGGTGAAGGGCGGGTGGTGGTGGAAGGGCCCTGCCCGCCGGAGGATTTCGAGGCGCCGCTCGGCGTGGGGCAGGCGCCGGAGCGCGCGCTCCACCGCCGGCATGTCCGGCCGCCTCCGCATCACCGCGACGCACGGCAAGCCCAGGCGCCGCGCGAGCAGCGGCAGGTCGACGACGTTGAAGCCGCCGAGGGTAATCCCGTCCACCAGCACGAGGTGGAGCTGCTCCAGGAATTTGCCCCCCTCGAGCAGCCTGCAGAGGGTGTCGGTGGCGCGCCAGCCGTCGACCTGGAGCTTGCCCCAGACCATCCCCTCGAAGCGCGTCCCCGCGCAGACGATCCCCGCCACGTGGGCCACCGCCCCCCGCCGCCGCTCGAAGGGCGCGTCGTCGAAGCCGATGGCGCGGAGCGTCTTCCGGGGCGGCGGCAGACTCACGGCACGGGCAGCGTGAAGCAGAAGGTGGTCGTCCTGCCGGGCTCGCTGGTGGCGCGGATCCTGCCGCCGTGGGCCTCGACCAGGCCGCGGGTGATGTAGAGGCCGAGGCCGAGACCGGCGACCGGCCCCTCCCGCACGCTGCGGGCGCGGTAGAAGCGGGCGAAGAGCTGCGGCATCTCCTCCGCCGGGATCCCCTTGCCCTGGTTGATCACGCGCACCGCCACCTCCCGGCCCTCCTGCGCGATCGCCACCTCGATCGGCGCGCCGGCAGCCCCATATTTCGCCGCGTTGGAGAGGAGGTTGGCGAAGACCTGTTCGAGCCGCACGGGGTCGGCCCAGGCCATCTGCACGTCGCCGTCGGCCCGGACCTGGACCTCGTGTCCGGCGAGCTCCTCCGCCATGCGCTCCGCCACCGCGATGGCGAAGGATTCGAGCTCCACCGGCTGGCGATCGAGGGTGAGGCGGCGCGCCTCGATCCGCGAGACATCGAGGAGGTCGCCGATCATCCGGTTGAGCTGCCGGGCCGACGCCAGGATGTGCTCGAGCTTGGCGGTGAGCTCCGGCGCGGTCTTCGCCGCGCGCCTGGCGAGGAGCTGGGCCTGGGCGTTGATCGAGGTGACGGGCTGGCGGAGGTCGTGGGCCACCACCGAGGTCCACTCCTCCCGCAGCCGCTCGAGGTCCTTGAGCCGGGTGATGTCCTCGAAGACCGCGACGGCGCCGAGGTAGTCGCCGGCCTCGTCCCGGATCGGCGCGGCGCTCACCAGGGTCGCGAGGATGCGCCCATCCTCCTGGGCGATGCAGATCTCCTCCGCCTGGAGCACTTCACCGTTCATCGCCCGCACCAGCGGCATGCCGTCGGGCGCGATGGGATCACCCTCCGCGCCGCAGAAGCGCACGTCGATCTCCTCCGGCTTCGTGCCGGCAGGCAGCGTACCGAGGAGATCGTGGGCCCGCTGGTTGGCCCGCATCCTTCCCTTGTGATCGATGAGGAGGATCGCCACGGGCGAGCGCTCGATCAGCGTATCGAGCCAGGTCCGCTCCGCTCCCAGCGCGGCGACGAGCTCCTCGCGCTCCCGCTCCGCCTCCCTTTCCTCCGTGATGTCCTGCACCACGCCCAGGACCCGCACGCCGGAGGGATAGCGGGTGGCCGTTCCCCGGGAGTGGACGACCCGGACCGCGCCGTCGCGGCAGAGGATGCGGTGGTCCACCGAGAAGGAGCCCTCGACCTCGACCGCCGCCCAGAGCGCGGCGCGGGTCGCCTCCAGGTCGTCCGGATGGATCGCCTCGATGAGCTGCTCCCGGGTCACGAAGCCCTGCTCCGCAGACCACCCGTAGATCCGGAAGGCCTCGGCAGAGGCGTAGACCCGATCGGCGGCGAGATCGAGCTCCCAATGGCCGACGTGCGCGATCGCCTGCGCCTCGGCCAGCTGCTGCTCGCGCCTCCGCAGCGCTTCCT
It encodes:
- a CDS encoding trypsin-like peptidase domain-containing protein; amino-acid sequence: MRRIERVALLVAVAALLAGPGAAGARGTADKSIWTELPAEPTAAPAASTDQGLPNLSALVKRAAPAVVSIIVEEAAPVELDPSDPLHDFFERFYGDEPAEGLGTGFIIHASGLILTNSHVVEHASKIRVMLEDQGFPQEYVATVVGRDSATDLALIRVKAGRSLPVLPLGDSDDIEIADWVVAIGNPFGLSQSVTFGIISQTNRTDITPQGRDGYFDFIQTDASINPGNSGGPLLNLRGEVVAVNNAINASGQGIGFSVPINMAKRIIPQLANDGKVTRAWIGLSIQDVTVEYARSLGMKRPAGVVVSDISGDGPAAKAGIEVGDVILSWDNQPVRGAHRLRWDVACAAVGGKIPVELVRNGKVRKVSVEPKLAPEKEHASLILPAPTERLGLRLGEPDPGAAVLAGAPLGAGVVEVVPESRAAVAGLQAGDLIVAVGKDAVAGADELLALLQQAAPGTLLELQIRRSGENVYLPLRLPAQ
- a CDS encoding TlpA family protein disulfide reductase, which translates into the protein MTEALPRQPRDPWGRLILVAIAVIGVLVAIEWMQRPQLPSAGSDAPRVAFALLDGDEPVDLAAWRGKVVLLDFWATWCPPCVESMPVVHKVAADLADEGVVAVAVNGDDAERREELVRHFLRKHQLEGLSVALDDGSAARAFSVTALPTMVVIGRDGRVAGAHLGALDEATLRALLAPALAASVPGS
- a CDS encoding DUF99 family protein, yielding MSLPPPRKTLRAIGFDDAPFERRRGAVAHVAGIVCAGTRFEGMVWGKLQVDGWRATDTLCRLLEGGKFLEQLHLVLVDGITLGGFNVVDLPLLARRLGLPCVAVMRRRPDMPAVERALRRLPHAERRLEILRRAGPFHHHPPFTFQVHGATPEAIGPALARITDRGNVPEPLRLAHLIGTAVERGESGKRA
- a CDS encoding PAS domain S-box protein, encoding MVVLRLARLLEPSLAPAEVAAGVLEAARLVLGDVPAWLLLGQNGELRLVASADLPPESARRLAHVPLDAPAVETEAVHQQRRLCFRADELGPALAWSRALVEEAKLPGVVALPLVPSERRAVLAFGRATDLDPSEEEVMGALCGFFVRAVESVHLPHETSPRSEMERIRDEIVRCRRVEADLRDSEERFRLVLEEAPIGMSLVSLTGRYQRVNRELCAILGYEESELLQRRWQDITHPDDLETDLDLVSRLVAGRIARYELEKRYLRKDGAEVLVLLGVSLVRDARGAPWYFISRVQDITEQRRLEKALREREAKFRGLFDAALDPIIILDDEARFVDTNAAACQLLGRRREDLVGHRLEALRSRFVDFDLRQAWGELREQGSRTGDLRIRDGGGDLRVLEFSARANFAPSLHLAILRDVTERTRTEEALRRREQQLAEAQAIAHVGHWELDLAADRVYASAEAFRIYGWSAEQGFVTREQLIEAIHPDDLEATRAALWAAVEVEGSFSVDHRILCRDGAVRVVHSRGTATRYPSGVRVLGVVQDITEEREAEREREELVAALGAERTWLDTLIERSPVAILLIDHKGRMRANQRAHDLLGTLPAGTKPEEIDVRFCGAEGDPIAPDGMPLVRAMNGEVLQAEEICIAQEDGRILATLVSAAPIRDEAGDYLGAVAVFEDITRLKDLERLREEWTSVVAHDLRQPVTSINAQAQLLARRAAKTAPELTAKLEHILASARQLNRMIGDLLDVSRIEARRLTLDRQPVELESFAIAVAERMAEELAGHEVQVRADGDVQMAWADPVRLEQVFANLLSNAAKYGAAGAPIEVAIAQEGREVAVRVINQGKGIPAEEMPQLFARFYRARSVREGPVAGLGLGLYITRGLVEAHGGRIRATSEPGRTTTFCFTLPVP
- a CDS encoding CFI-box-CTERM domain-containing protein codes for the protein MAGRILGRLRARSSPGPLLRYEAQGPVAVVRLRCPEGRCGTEHGYAWIAACAGHGFRCVACGAAFSAWLGEVAALAVEGAAIVRRYRLEARGLGGELAAFAFTDASGARFAPAPGSGVLLVHDARGVLREVVDRAAGTRIHLVARQACFVATAVYGPGAPELAVLRRFRDRRLGRHAWGRLLVRAYYRNGMGLARFLVGRPRCTRLVRQALGLVVAMLRTRERP